A region from the Nocardioides coralli genome encodes:
- a CDS encoding elongation factor G-like protein EF-G2: MADKGTQRRPAGQDLEASSPDRIRNVVLVGPGGSGKTTLVETLLATAGAISRAGSVTDGTTVSDHDPGERTHGRSHSLSVAPLVHEDTKINLVDTPGYADFVGELRAGLRAADCALFVIAANEGVDEGTRTLWRECAEVGMPRAVVITKLDQARADYDGVLAQAQAAFGDQVKPLYVPVRSGGEVTGLVGLLDPVDDELAALRGDLIEGIIEESEDETLMDRYLGGEEIDSKVLVDDLETAVARATFFPVVPACSVTGVGATELLDLAVRGFPSPAEHPSPEVYTPAGKQGADITCDPTGPLVAEVVKTTSDPYVGRLSLVRVFSGTLLPDAPVHVSGHFTSFFGDEAGHPDHDEDEKIGALSHVFGKHLEPASKVVAGDICAIGRLTRAETGDTLSRTEDPVVLKPWHLPEPLLPVAIVARTKSDEDKLSQSLGRVAAEDPSLRVENNGETHQLVLWCMGEAHADVTLERLAERYGVHVDQVPFVVSLRETFGGSAAGKGRHVKQSGGHGQYAVCDITVEPLPEGAGFEFVDKVVGGAVPRNFIPSVEKGVRAQMERGVRAGYPVVDLRVTLTDGKAHSVDSSDMAFQTAGALALREAAAATSVTMLEPFDTVEVVVPDDHIGGVMSDLSSRRARVLGTDKVGEDRTLVRAEVPQTELVRYAIDLRSATRGSGTFTRSFAHYEPMPEDVARTVEPRDR, translated from the coding sequence ATGGCCGACAAGGGGACGCAGCGCAGACCAGCCGGGCAGGACCTCGAGGCGAGCAGCCCGGACCGGATCAGGAACGTGGTCCTGGTCGGGCCCGGCGGCTCCGGCAAGACCACCCTGGTCGAGACGCTGCTCGCCACCGCCGGAGCCATCTCCCGCGCGGGCTCGGTCACCGACGGGACCACCGTCAGCGACCACGACCCCGGCGAACGGACCCACGGGCGGTCCCACTCCCTCTCCGTCGCGCCGCTGGTCCACGAGGACACCAAGATCAACCTCGTCGACACCCCCGGCTACGCCGACTTCGTGGGTGAGCTGCGGGCGGGGCTGCGGGCCGCCGACTGCGCGCTGTTCGTCATCGCCGCCAACGAGGGCGTCGACGAGGGCACCCGGACGCTCTGGCGCGAGTGTGCCGAGGTGGGCATGCCGCGGGCGGTGGTGATCACCAAGCTCGACCAGGCCCGGGCCGACTACGACGGGGTGCTGGCGCAGGCCCAGGCAGCCTTCGGCGACCAGGTCAAGCCGCTCTACGTACCGGTCCGCTCGGGCGGCGAGGTCACCGGGCTGGTGGGCCTGCTCGACCCGGTCGACGACGAGCTGGCCGCGCTCCGGGGCGACCTCATCGAGGGGATCATCGAGGAGTCCGAGGACGAGACCCTCATGGACCGCTACCTCGGCGGCGAGGAGATCGACTCCAAGGTGCTCGTCGACGACCTGGAGACGGCCGTCGCACGGGCCACCTTCTTCCCCGTCGTCCCCGCCTGCTCCGTGACGGGCGTGGGTGCGACCGAGCTGCTCGACCTCGCCGTGCGCGGGTTCCCCTCGCCGGCCGAGCACCCCTCCCCCGAGGTCTACACGCCGGCGGGCAAGCAGGGGGCCGACATCACCTGCGACCCGACCGGACCGCTGGTGGCCGAGGTCGTCAAGACGACCAGCGACCCCTACGTCGGGCGGCTGAGCCTGGTGCGGGTGTTCAGCGGGACCCTGCTGCCCGACGCGCCGGTCCACGTCTCGGGCCACTTCACCTCCTTCTTCGGTGACGAGGCCGGCCACCCCGACCACGACGAGGACGAGAAGATCGGCGCGCTGTCCCACGTGTTCGGCAAGCACCTCGAGCCCGCCTCCAAGGTGGTGGCGGGGGACATCTGCGCCATCGGCCGGCTCACCCGCGCCGAGACCGGTGACACCCTGTCGCGCACCGAGGACCCGGTGGTCCTCAAGCCCTGGCACCTGCCCGAGCCGCTGCTGCCGGTGGCGATCGTCGCCCGCACCAAGTCCGACGAGGACAAGCTCTCCCAGTCCCTGGGCCGGGTGGCCGCCGAGGACCCCAGCCTGCGGGTGGAGAACAACGGCGAGACCCACCAGCTGGTGCTGTGGTGCATGGGCGAGGCACACGCCGACGTCACCCTCGAGCGGCTCGCGGAGCGCTATGGCGTCCACGTCGACCAGGTCCCGTTCGTGGTGTCGCTGCGCGAGACCTTCGGCGGGTCCGCGGCCGGCAAGGGCCGCCACGTCAAGCAGTCCGGCGGCCACGGGCAGTACGCCGTCTGCGACATCACGGTCGAGCCGCTGCCCGAGGGTGCTGGGTTCGAGTTCGTCGACAAGGTGGTCGGCGGCGCCGTTCCCCGCAACTTCATCCCCAGCGTCGAGAAGGGGGTGCGGGCCCAGATGGAACGCGGCGTCAGGGCCGGCTACCCCGTCGTGGACCTGCGGGTGACCCTGACCGACGGCAAGGCCCACAGCGTCGACTCCTCCGACATGGCCTTCCAGACCGCCGGGGCACTGGCGCTCCGGGAGGCCGCCGCGGCCACCTCGGTGACGATGCTCGAGCCGTTCGACACCGTCGAGGTCGTGGTGCCGGACGACCACATCGGCGGGGTGATGAGCGACCTGTCCTCCCGGCGGGCCCGCGTGCTCGGCACCGACAAGGTCGGCGAGGACCGGACGCTGGTGCGCGCGGAGGTGCCGCAGACCGAGCTGGTCCGCTACGCGATCGACCTGCGGTCGGCCACGCGCGGCTCCGGCACCTTCACCCGCAGCTTCGCCCACTACGAGCCGATGCCCGAGGACGTCGCCCGCACCGTCGAGCCCCGCGACCGCTGA
- a CDS encoding penicillin-binding transpeptidase domain-containing protein, protein MSRTLVVAATGLLLAATSCSGLEGVTGPDPEPVAERLASGLQEGDLAEVVFVDAADPTEELAGIVEGLGEIEPSVSVQQVVEGESGEAATATLGWTWPVSEQEWSYTSEARLTLVEDAWRVEWDPAVVEPSLREGGVLEQTALRAERGDIIGAGGRPLVTERPVTRFGIDKTAVPARRAVVSARELAVLLDIDPAPYARRVKQAGDQAFVEALVLRRADIPVEVGARYQQIPGALAVRTDLPLAQTREFAAPILGTVGEPTAEMIEEDPDRYAPGQQVGLSGLQLRYDEQLVGTPGVVVARVASDGQEKELFRQDATPGRPLRLTLDAGLQQTAERLLADVGPASALVAIKPSSGAILAAANGPGTGGYNLATFGQAPPGSTFKAVSTLALLRAGAGPETVVPCTGAVVVDGKRFENYDDYPPGDLGRIPLRRALASSCNTAFIAERERLGRRDLVDAAASLGMGVDHDLGFPAYFGAVTPASGETEAAANLIGQGKVLASPMAMASVIASVQARRTVLPSLVRDHEVAQAEVPPLTRAEAAALQEMLRGVVTGGSGSLLADVPGPPVLAKTGTAEYVADGGALRTHAWMIGAQGDLAVAVFVETGPSGSSTAGPVLEAFLRSR, encoded by the coding sequence GTGTCTCGGACCCTCGTCGTCGCCGCCACCGGCCTGCTGCTCGCGGCCACCTCCTGCTCCGGTCTCGAGGGCGTCACCGGACCCGACCCGGAGCCGGTGGCCGAGCGACTGGCGTCCGGCCTGCAGGAGGGCGACCTCGCGGAGGTCGTCTTCGTCGATGCCGCCGACCCGACCGAGGAGCTCGCCGGCATCGTCGAGGGCCTGGGCGAGATCGAGCCGAGCGTCTCGGTGCAGCAGGTCGTCGAGGGCGAGTCGGGTGAGGCGGCCACGGCCACGCTCGGGTGGACCTGGCCCGTGTCCGAGCAGGAGTGGAGCTACACCAGTGAGGCCAGGCTGACGCTGGTCGAGGACGCCTGGCGGGTCGAGTGGGACCCCGCCGTGGTCGAGCCCTCGCTGCGCGAGGGCGGTGTGCTCGAGCAGACAGCCCTCCGCGCCGAGCGCGGCGACATCATCGGCGCGGGCGGCCGGCCCCTGGTCACGGAGCGGCCGGTGACCCGCTTCGGGATCGACAAGACCGCGGTGCCGGCCCGGCGTGCGGTGGTGTCCGCCCGCGAGCTGGCCGTCCTGCTCGACATCGACCCGGCGCCGTACGCCCGGCGCGTGAAGCAGGCCGGTGACCAGGCGTTCGTCGAGGCGCTGGTGCTCCGCCGCGCCGACATCCCCGTCGAGGTCGGGGCCCGCTACCAGCAGATCCCGGGTGCGCTGGCGGTTCGGACCGACCTGCCGCTGGCACAGACGCGGGAGTTCGCCGCCCCGATCCTCGGGACCGTCGGCGAGCCCACGGCCGAGATGATCGAGGAGGACCCGGACCGCTACGCCCCCGGTCAGCAGGTCGGGTTGTCGGGCCTGCAGCTGCGCTACGACGAGCAGCTCGTCGGAACCCCCGGCGTCGTCGTCGCGCGGGTGGCATCGGACGGCCAGGAGAAGGAGCTGTTCCGGCAGGACGCCACGCCCGGTCGGCCGCTCCGGCTGACCCTCGACGCCGGGCTGCAGCAGACCGCCGAGCGGCTGCTCGCCGACGTCGGCCCCGCCAGCGCCCTGGTGGCGATCAAGCCGTCGAGCGGGGCGATCCTCGCCGCCGCCAACGGGCCCGGCACGGGGGGCTACAACCTGGCCACCTTCGGCCAGGCGCCGCCGGGCTCCACCTTCAAGGCGGTCAGCACGCTCGCGCTGCTGCGAGCAGGTGCAGGCCCCGAGACCGTCGTGCCGTGCACCGGTGCGGTGGTCGTCGACGGCAAGCGCTTCGAGAACTACGACGACTACCCGCCCGGCGACCTCGGGCGGATCCCGCTGCGCAGGGCGCTGGCCAGCTCCTGCAACACCGCCTTCATCGCCGAGCGCGAGCGGCTGGGTCGCCGCGACCTCGTCGACGCCGCCGCCTCGCTGGGGATGGGCGTCGACCACGACCTCGGCTTCCCGGCGTACTTCGGTGCGGTCACGCCGGCGTCGGGCGAGACCGAGGCCGCCGCCAACCTGATCGGCCAGGGCAAGGTGCTCGCCTCACCGATGGCGATGGCCTCCGTGATCGCCTCGGTCCAGGCGCGCCGGACCGTGCTGCCCTCACTGGTCCGCGACCACGAGGTCGCGCAGGCCGAGGTACCGCCCCTCACCCGGGCCGAGGCCGCCGCGCTGCAGGAGATGCTCCGCGGCGTCGTCACCGGTGGCAGCGGCAGCCTGCTCGCCGACGTGCCCGGACCACCGGTGCTCGCGAAGACCGGGACGGCCGAGTACGTCGCCGACGGTGGCGCGCTGCGGACTCACGCCTGGATGATCGGCGCCCAGGGCGACCTGGCCGTGGCGGTGTTCGTCGAGACCGGCCCCTCGGGCTCGAGCACCGCCGGGCCCGTCCTGGAGGCGTTCCTCCGCAGCCGCTGA
- a CDS encoding YceI family protein → MSTTTLTDVTGDYALDASHSRLGFSARHAMVTKVRGHFADFEATAHVDGENPSASTVEVTIQAASVTTGSPDRDAHLRSGDFFDVEQYPTWTFRSTDVARDGATWHVTGDLTIKDVTRPVTIEFEETGAATDPFGNARIGFEGEVTVNRKDWGLTWNAALETGGVLVSEKVKLEFDISAIRSA, encoded by the coding sequence ATGAGCACCACGACCCTCACCGACGTCACCGGCGACTACGCTCTCGACGCCTCCCACTCGCGGCTGGGCTTCAGCGCCCGCCACGCCATGGTCACCAAGGTCCGCGGGCACTTCGCGGACTTCGAGGCCACGGCTCACGTCGACGGCGAGAACCCCTCCGCCTCCACCGTCGAGGTGACCATCCAGGCGGCCTCGGTCACCACCGGCAGCCCGGACCGCGACGCGCACCTGCGCTCCGGCGACTTCTTCGACGTCGAGCAGTACCCCACCTGGACCTTCCGCTCCACCGACGTCGCGCGCGACGGGGCCACCTGGCACGTCACCGGTGACCTCACCATCAAGGACGTCACCCGCCCGGTCACCATCGAGTTCGAGGAGACCGGCGCCGCCACGGACCCGTTCGGCAACGCCCGGATCGGCTTCGAGGGCGAGGTCACCGTCAACCGCAAGGACTGGGGCCTGACCTGGAACGCCGCCCTCGAGACCGGCGGGGTCCTGGTCTCGGAGAAGGTCAAGCTCGAGTTCGACATCTCCGCGATCCGCAGCGCCTGA
- a CDS encoding homocysteine S-methyltransferase family protein, producing MPPRHLPQLDGQPFVTDAGLETELIFDHGIDLPDFAAFPLVEDAPAVLRTYYEAYAGLALRSGVGLLLETPTWRASADWGDRLGWSAAALDSVNREAVRLLREVVDAHPEIWATLVSGQLGPRGDGYHPDHQPTADEAAAYHRPQIASLAGGGADMVHALTLTGTGEAAGVVQAARDVGVAVAVSFTVETDGRLPDGTTLADAVATLDDTAAPDYVGINCAHPDHIAPALALEGSWRERVVAVRANASTRSHAELDDATELDAGDPTRFGAAHLPLGEALPRLTVLGGCCGTDIRHVSSIWETWSARPPVAV from the coding sequence ATGCCGCCACGACACCTGCCACAGCTCGACGGGCAGCCCTTCGTCACCGACGCCGGGCTCGAGACCGAGCTGATCTTCGACCACGGGATCGACCTGCCCGACTTCGCCGCCTTCCCCCTCGTGGAGGACGCCCCGGCAGTGCTGCGGACCTACTACGAGGCCTACGCCGGCCTCGCTCTCAGGTCCGGGGTGGGGCTGCTGCTCGAGACCCCGACCTGGCGGGCCAGCGCCGACTGGGGCGACCGGCTCGGCTGGTCCGCTGCCGCACTCGACAGCGTCAACCGCGAGGCGGTCAGGCTGCTGCGGGAGGTGGTGGACGCACATCCCGAGATCTGGGCGACGCTCGTCAGCGGGCAGCTGGGACCGCGCGGGGACGGCTACCACCCCGACCACCAGCCGACGGCCGACGAGGCGGCGGCGTACCACCGGCCGCAGATCGCCTCACTGGCCGGAGGCGGGGCCGACATGGTCCACGCCCTCACGCTCACGGGGACCGGCGAGGCCGCGGGAGTGGTCCAGGCAGCCCGCGACGTCGGCGTGGCGGTCGCGGTCTCCTTCACCGTGGAGACCGACGGCCGGCTTCCGGACGGGACCACGCTCGCCGACGCGGTCGCGACCCTCGATGACACGGCGGCGCCCGACTACGTCGGCATCAACTGCGCCCATCCCGACCACATCGCCCCCGCGCTCGCACTGGAGGGCTCCTGGCGGGAGCGTGTCGTCGCCGTGCGCGCCAACGCCTCCACGAGGTCGCACGCCGAGCTCGACGATGCCACCGAGCTCGACGCCGGCGACCCGACCCGCTTCGGGGCGGCCCACCTGCCCCTGGGCGAGGCACTGCCGCGACTCACCGTGCTCGGTGGCTGCTGCGGCACCGACATCCGGCACGTCTCCTCGATCTGGGAGACCTGGTCGGCCCGCCCGCCGGTGGCCGTCTGA
- a CDS encoding GNAT family N-acetyltransferase, giving the protein MELPAGLTSRPLQLSDARAVYEVMAAEELADVGSVEIEEADVVGDWARPSFDVAASTVGVFDGDRLVAYAEVSGDDRGDAAVHPDHRGRGIGTALAHWMQDAARRRGAPRVGMPVPEGSAGDRLLESLGYHVRWTSWVLKLPEGATIVDRPLPEGYAVRAAETTEYRAVHTVLEDAFLEWSERERETYEDFQASLVERPGFEPWQLRVVTDPDGEVVGAACVQMARSDDSLPPEAYVARLAVRRDQRNRGLAQALMVDSFRVGRDHGAESSCLATDSRTGALGLYEKVGMRVTSVWVNRAIEL; this is encoded by the coding sequence ATGGAGCTTCCCGCCGGCCTGACCTCCCGGCCACTGCAGCTGAGCGACGCCCGCGCCGTCTACGAGGTGATGGCCGCTGAGGAGCTGGCTGACGTGGGGTCGGTCGAGATCGAGGAGGCCGACGTCGTCGGCGACTGGGCGCGTCCCAGCTTCGACGTCGCTGCCTCCACCGTCGGCGTCTTCGACGGCGACCGGCTCGTCGCCTACGCCGAGGTGTCCGGCGACGACCGCGGCGACGCGGCCGTGCACCCCGACCACCGCGGCCGGGGCATCGGCACCGCCCTGGCGCACTGGATGCAGGACGCCGCCCGCCGGCGCGGGGCACCGCGCGTCGGGATGCCGGTGCCAGAGGGCTCGGCCGGCGACCGGCTGCTGGAGTCGCTGGGCTACCACGTGCGCTGGACCAGCTGGGTGCTCAAGCTCCCCGAGGGCGCCACGATCGTGGACCGGCCGCTGCCGGAGGGGTACGCCGTGCGGGCCGCCGAGACCACGGAGTACCGCGCCGTGCACACGGTGCTCGAGGACGCGTTCCTGGAGTGGTCGGAGCGCGAGCGCGAGACCTACGAGGACTTCCAGGCCAGTCTCGTGGAACGTCCCGGCTTCGAGCCGTGGCAGCTGCGGGTCGTCACCGACCCCGACGGCGAGGTCGTGGGCGCCGCGTGCGTGCAGATGGCGCGCTCCGACGACTCCCTGCCGCCGGAGGCCTACGTGGCCCGCCTGGCCGTCCGCCGCGACCAGCGCAACCGTGGCCTCGCGCAGGCGCTCATGGTCGACTCGTTCCGGGTGGGCCGCGACCACGGCGCCGAGTCGTCCTGCCTCGCCACCGACTCGCGCACCGGCGCCCTCGGGCTCTACGAGAAGGTCGGCATGCGCGTCACCTCGGTCTGGGTCAACCGCGCGATCGAGCTCTGA
- a CDS encoding DUF1707 SHOCT-like domain-containing protein, with protein sequence MSAPAPEMRIGDAERERAQSVLGEHYAAGRLDHDEYSERLDRIWEARTRSDLDPVFHDLPGAPVGSRAPYSTAASRRPGPVTRPLGWRLPPVLVALAVVLVAVAVVTRMPFLLFILAGWFLVSRGACGGGRGPHTSRH encoded by the coding sequence ATGAGCGCCCCGGCCCCCGAGATGCGGATCGGCGACGCGGAGCGCGAGCGGGCACAGAGCGTGCTCGGCGAGCACTACGCCGCAGGCCGGCTCGACCACGACGAGTACTCCGAGCGCCTCGACCGCATCTGGGAGGCGCGGACCCGCTCCGACCTCGACCCGGTGTTCCACGACCTGCCGGGCGCGCCGGTCGGGTCGCGGGCGCCGTACTCCACCGCGGCGAGCCGCCGGCCGGGCCCGGTGACGCGACCTCTTGGCTGGCGGCTCCCGCCGGTGCTCGTGGCCCTGGCCGTCGTGCTGGTCGCGGTCGCGGTGGTGACGAGGATGCCCTTCCTGCTGTTCATCCTCGCCGGCTGGTTCCTGGTGTCGCGGGGTGCCTGCGGTGGTGGCCGCGGACCTCACACCTCCCGCCACTAG
- a CDS encoding PadR family transcriptional regulator, which translates to MGHHRSHGGWEGDWGSWGAGWGGGSSRGRTTGPPPWLAGLFGMTQPPPQRGPKVRRGDVRAAILDVLAVQPRNGYQVIQEIAERTGGQWRPSPGSVYPTVAQLEDEGLVTTDGEKGRTLRLTPEGEQYVAEHPEELAEVWAPFDAEEPEGGAGPDLSVLKSEVGQLMSAAWQIISSGTDQQRKDAVAVLIETRRRLYGLLADEDPR; encoded by the coding sequence ATGGGACACCACCGCAGCCACGGCGGCTGGGAGGGCGACTGGGGCAGCTGGGGTGCCGGGTGGGGAGGCGGCTCCTCGCGTGGTCGCACGACCGGGCCGCCCCCGTGGCTGGCCGGGCTCTTCGGCATGACCCAGCCGCCGCCGCAGCGCGGGCCGAAGGTGCGGCGCGGCGACGTCCGCGCGGCCATCCTCGACGTGCTGGCGGTCCAGCCCCGCAACGGCTACCAGGTTATCCAGGAGATCGCCGAGCGCACCGGCGGCCAGTGGCGACCCAGCCCCGGGTCGGTCTACCCGACCGTGGCCCAGCTGGAGGACGAGGGGCTGGTCACCACCGACGGCGAGAAGGGCCGCACGCTGCGACTGACCCCGGAGGGCGAGCAGTACGTCGCCGAGCACCCCGAGGAGCTCGCGGAGGTCTGGGCCCCTTTCGACGCGGAGGAGCCCGAGGGGGGCGCGGGCCCGGACCTCTCGGTGCTGAAGTCCGAGGTCGGGCAGCTGATGTCGGCGGCGTGGCAGATCATCTCCTCCGGCACCGACCAGCAGCGCAAGGACGCGGTGGCGGTGCTGATCGAGACCCGGCGCAGGCTCTACGGGCTGCTGGCCGACGAGGACCCGCGATGA
- a CDS encoding DUF6351 family protein, with protein MRPRLLPVLLGLVSALLVVPTGAPAAPAPPRATSSLTVEVLSNRADLVSGGDALVAVEVPTGVRPDQVTVTLGRRPVTRRFHVRDGDLVGLVTGLAVGRNVVRATAPGHAGSTTITNHPNGGPVFSGPQLDHYRCQATAVDAACNEPASYRFFYRSTDPTETDLQPYDPDNPPDDVATTTTDEGVTVPFVVRREYGYQDRDRYTILQLWQPGQRWKPWAPQEQWNHKLLITHGGNCGASYTPGGTPLADYSGTLDGVPTVTPSYVTALGRGFAVASTALANTGHNCNVAMEAESLLMVKERLVEQYGELRYTIGTGCSGGSIAQHTIANAYPGIYQGLVTTCSYPDTLTAGAQFADYHLMRLYFEDPSRWGPGVAWTPVQMAAVEGHLSHVNAVTADEGLFKAALDPEHDCSGTVDPVAGDPATRYDAEINPGGVRCSVLDIMVNLLGPRPRADWTPQEQAAGRGFGGVPFANDGVQFGLRQLRQGLITPAQFVDLNEKLGGLDVDSRFVPERITGDQTAIENAYRTGLINEATNLDEVAMINHGGPDPGIAHDYAHAFWTEERLLADQGHTDNRVMWFGPTPLIGDPQWANEALVAMDGWLAAVEQDRRDVPLATKIAEDRPASVTDRCVVDAAGPACSVEELQVLQTRLSTPRQEAGGPPANDNVACRLRPFSRDDYGPAGALFTAEQWARLETLFADGVCDWSQPGRGVGAAETWLRYGAADGGNVYGGAPLRRAPSGSGDGWFSPSFRELWTR; from the coding sequence ATGCGTCCCCGCCTGCTGCCGGTCCTGCTCGGCCTGGTGTCGGCCCTGCTCGTCGTCCCCACCGGCGCGCCCGCCGCCCCCGCACCACCGCGCGCGACCTCGTCGCTGACCGTCGAGGTGCTGTCCAACCGGGCCGACCTGGTCTCCGGCGGCGACGCCCTCGTCGCGGTCGAGGTCCCCACCGGCGTGCGGCCGGACCAGGTGACCGTCACCCTGGGCCGCCGCCCGGTCACCCGGCGGTTCCACGTACGCGACGGCGACCTGGTCGGCCTGGTCACCGGGCTCGCCGTCGGCCGCAACGTCGTGCGCGCCACCGCCCCCGGCCACGCCGGGAGCACGACGATCACCAACCACCCCAACGGCGGCCCGGTCTTCTCCGGCCCGCAGCTGGACCACTACCGCTGCCAGGCGACCGCGGTCGACGCCGCCTGCAACGAGCCGGCGTCGTACCGGTTCTTCTACCGCTCCACCGACCCGACCGAGACCGACCTGCAGCCCTACGACCCCGACAACCCGCCGGACGACGTGGCCACCACGACCACCGACGAGGGCGTGACGGTGCCGTTCGTCGTGCGACGCGAGTACGGCTACCAGGACCGCGACCGCTACACGATCCTGCAGCTCTGGCAGCCCGGGCAGCGCTGGAAGCCGTGGGCGCCCCAGGAGCAGTGGAACCACAAGCTGCTGATCACCCACGGCGGCAACTGCGGTGCGTCCTACACCCCGGGCGGCACCCCCCTCGCCGACTACTCCGGCACCCTCGACGGCGTCCCCACGGTGACGCCGAGCTACGTGACCGCCCTCGGCCGCGGCTTCGCGGTGGCCTCGACCGCCTTGGCCAACACCGGCCACAACTGCAACGTCGCGATGGAGGCCGAGTCGTTGCTGATGGTCAAGGAGCGGCTCGTCGAGCAGTACGGCGAGCTGCGCTACACGATCGGCACCGGCTGCTCCGGCGGATCGATCGCCCAGCACACCATCGCCAACGCCTACCCCGGGATCTACCAGGGGCTGGTCACCACCTGCTCCTACCCGGACACCCTGACCGCGGGCGCACAGTTCGCCGACTACCACCTGATGCGGCTCTACTTCGAGGACCCCTCGCGCTGGGGCCCGGGCGTGGCCTGGACGCCGGTGCAGATGGCGGCGGTCGAGGGTCACCTGTCCCACGTCAACGCCGTCACCGCCGACGAGGGGCTGTTCAAGGCGGCGCTCGACCCCGAGCACGACTGCTCGGGCACCGTCGACCCCGTCGCGGGCGACCCCGCCACCCGCTACGACGCCGAGATCAACCCCGGCGGGGTCCGGTGCTCGGTGCTCGACATCATGGTCAACCTGCTCGGTCCGCGGCCCCGGGCCGACTGGACGCCCCAGGAGCAGGCCGCCGGGCGCGGCTTCGGCGGCGTGCCGTTCGCCAACGACGGCGTCCAGTTCGGCCTGCGCCAGCTCCGGCAGGGGCTGATCACCCCCGCCCAGTTCGTGGACCTCAACGAGAAGCTGGGCGGCCTCGACGTCGACTCGCGGTTCGTGCCCGAGCGGATCACCGGCGACCAGACGGCCATCGAGAACGCCTACCGGACCGGGCTGATCAACGAGGCCACCAACCTCGACGAGGTCGCCATGATCAACCACGGCGGCCCCGACCCCGGCATCGCCCACGACTACGCCCACGCCTTCTGGACCGAGGAGCGGCTGCTCGCCGACCAGGGCCACACCGACAACCGCGTCATGTGGTTCGGACCGACCCCGCTGATCGGTGACCCGCAGTGGGCCAACGAGGCGCTCGTGGCGATGGACGGCTGGCTGGCGGCCGTGGAGCAGGACCGCCGCGACGTACCCCTCGCGACCAAGATCGCCGAGGACCGCCCGGCGTCGGTCACCGACCGGTGCGTCGTCGACGCCGCCGGACCCGCGTGCTCGGTCGAGGAGCTGCAGGTGCTGCAGACCCGACTGTCGACGCCGCGGCAGGAGGCCGGCGGACCCCCCGCCAACGACAACGTCGCCTGCCGGCTCCGCCCGTTCTCGCGCGACGACTACGGGCCCGCCGGCGCGCTGTTCACCGCCGAGCAGTGGGCGCGGCTCGAGACGCTCTTCGCCGACGGGGTCTGCGACTGGTCGCAACCCGGTCGCGGCGTGGGTGCCGCGGAGACCTGGCTGCGCTACGGCGCGGCCGACGGCGGCAACGTGTACGGCGGAGCTCCGCTGCGTCGTGCACCGTCCGGATCCGGGGACGGCTGGTTCTCGCCGTCGTTCCGGGAGCTCTGGACGCGCTAG